One part of the Runella rosea genome encodes these proteins:
- a CDS encoding TolB family protein, whose translation MKKILSLILASAVLGGCAPKAFLMTSEGENFDALTQISDSDKPCLYPYGGDLGENLVYVSREEDGSFNLYMKEKVLTKAVVQKTSGKNVNLAPAFCNANNRIVFQYFDKNNFDIYYIEAGKGKAITQVTNTDDDEYNPSWSPDGNLIVF comes from the coding sequence ATGAAAAAGATATTATCCCTTATTTTGGCATCTGCAGTATTGGGAGGATGTGCGCCTAAAGCCTTCCTAATGACCTCTGAAGGTGAGAACTTTGATGCACTTACCCAAATCAGCGACTCCGATAAACCCTGTTTATACCCCTACGGAGGAGATCTGGGAGAAAATCTAGTGTATGTTTCCCGCGAAGAAGACGGTTCTTTCAATCTATACATGAAAGAGAAAGTACTGACAAAAGCCGTTGTACAGAAAACCTCTGGAAAAAATGTAAATCTTGCTCCTGCTTTTTGCAATGCTAATAATCGAATTGTCTTTCAATACTTTGATAAAAACAATTTCGATATCTATTATATCGAAGCAGGTAAAGGCAAAGCCATCACCCAAGTGACCAATACCGATGATGATGAATACAATCCATCCTGGTCGCCAGATGGGAATCTAATTGTTTTTTGA
- a CDS encoding formylglycine-generating enzyme family protein → MKIHLMILLSLLNALFLRAQKDKDFVPLVHNQMKEQTKLIFVCKYEVSNGQYRQFLKSLLTMGQTEKYNLCLYDSLAWRRAFKTNGGDPMLEYYSSHPAFDQYPIVNITKEAAQAYCNWQTKTYHAQLSRKFKKVVFRLPTELEWLRFASPLPNHNLPWQGNMPYTNPKGKPVLCNIKFHWHGIDVCYDCDGYPFQAPVKEYPPINSDFTM, encoded by the coding sequence ATGAAAATTCATTTGATGATTTTACTGTCGCTTTTGAATGCTTTGTTTTTACGTGCTCAGAAGGATAAAGACTTTGTACCGCTTGTACACAATCAAATGAAAGAGCAGACCAAGCTTATTTTTGTATGTAAATACGAAGTAAGCAATGGTCAATATCGTCAATTTCTGAAATCGCTGCTAACAATGGGCCAAACCGAAAAATACAACTTGTGTTTGTATGATTCATTGGCTTGGAGGCGTGCTTTCAAGACGAATGGGGGAGATCCAATGCTTGAATACTATTCTTCTCATCCTGCCTTTGATCAGTACCCCATTGTGAATATCACAAAGGAGGCAGCCCAAGCTTATTGCAACTGGCAAACGAAAACTTATCATGCTCAACTTTCGCGTAAATTTAAGAAAGTTGTATTTCGGTTGCCAACTGAGTTGGAATGGCTCCGTTTTGCTTCCCCTTTACCCAATCACAATTTACCATGGCAGGGCAATATGCCTTATACAAATCCTAAAGGCAAGCCTGTACTATGTAATATTAAGTTTCATTGGCACGGAATCGATGTGTGCTATGATTGTGACGGCTACCCATTTCAGGCACCTGTCAAAGAATACCCTCCAATAAACTCGGACTTTACCATGTAA
- a CDS encoding FHA domain-containing protein, with translation MSPPKAGEENIPPVPPTAKAVPTPAPFSPSNPTPRPIVGGGLPSQSANSVNPPKQELGWLVVHDENAPEQTHTLRVGRQVIGRQNTTAPCDIMITTQDVYMSRNHCILEVKPSRTGGFEYLLSDRKMTNGIPELMSANGTFVNAFENPLQPNDMVYLNDGDTIQLGQTKVVIKTIRTVTNADDATRLVRDTEYTPTVFIKN, from the coding sequence GTGAGTCCTCCAAAAGCTGGAGAAGAAAATATACCGCCCGTACCACCCACGGCCAAAGCGGTCCCCACACCAGCTCCTTTTTCGCCTTCTAATCCAACCCCAAGACCTATTGTTGGGGGGGGCTTACCTAGTCAGTCTGCTAATTCAGTAAACCCTCCAAAGCAGGAACTTGGGTGGCTGGTCGTACACGACGAAAATGCTCCAGAGCAAACCCACACGCTTCGAGTGGGAAGGCAAGTGATTGGGAGGCAAAATACCACGGCTCCCTGTGATATTATGATTACTACTCAAGATGTTTATATGAGTCGTAATCATTGTATTCTGGAAGTAAAGCCCAGCCGAACAGGTGGTTTTGAGTATTTGCTCTCAGATCGAAAAATGACTAATGGAATACCCGAATTAATGAGCGCAAACGGCACATTTGTCAATGCATTTGAAAATCCGCTTCAACCCAATGATATGGTGTATCTGAATGATGGTGATACAATTCAATTAGGCCAAACTAAGGTGGTTATTAAAACAATCAGAACCGTGACCAATGCCGATGACGCCACTCGCTTGGTAAGGGATACCGAATATACTCCGACCGTATTTATTAAAAACTAA
- a CDS encoding caspase family protein: protein MSTYLKFFVLISGILGLYLNVQAGTTYAVVVGISDYQKFQPSKGDLLFASRDAELFYRYLTDPQGRNVPRENVILLTEEEATKSNILAALEIFAQAKPEDQVIFFFSGHGNSGVFLPYESSGIKPLLTHREIKQAFRNSHARLKLCLVDACKSGTIEIKSLPPSEYKEELSATNVIVFLSSLSDELSVEYGRLGQGVFTYFLLKALRGKADRDQDKAITAFELYQYVSKNVRNYSVKFNFQHKEQHPTMYGKFPKDLPLAEYR, encoded by the coding sequence ATGTCGACCTATTTAAAATTTTTTGTTCTTATATCTGGCATTTTAGGGCTTTATTTGAACGTACAAGCAGGAACAACCTATGCCGTAGTCGTTGGTATTTCTGACTATCAAAAATTTCAGCCTAGCAAGGGAGACCTGCTTTTTGCAAGTAGGGATGCTGAATTATTTTATCGTTACCTCACCGACCCACAGGGAAGAAATGTACCTCGTGAAAATGTCATTCTGCTTACTGAAGAAGAAGCAACAAAATCCAATATTCTTGCAGCATTAGAAATTTTTGCGCAAGCTAAACCAGAAGATCAGGTTATCTTTTTCTTCTCTGGTCACGGCAATTCAGGCGTTTTTCTGCCCTATGAAAGCAGCGGAATCAAACCGTTATTGACCCACCGTGAAATAAAACAGGCATTTCGGAATTCCCACGCTCGCCTTAAACTTTGTTTAGTCGATGCCTGTAAATCAGGAACAATTGAGATTAAAAGCTTGCCACCGAGTGAATACAAAGAAGAATTGTCCGCTACCAATGTTATTGTATTTTTATCTTCGTTGTCGGACGAACTTTCGGTAGAATATGGGCGACTTGGGCAGGGTGTTTTTACCTATTTTTTATTGAAAGCACTTCGTGGAAAAGCAGATAGAGACCAAGATAAAGCAATTACGGCCTTTGAGTTGTATCAATATGTCAGCAAGAATGTGCGTAACTACTCTGTGAAATTCAACTTTCAGCATAAAGAACAACACCCAACGATGTACGGAAAATTTCCAAAAGACCTGCCGCTTGCCGAATATCGTTAA
- a CDS encoding OmpA family protein has product MDRKSLLLSMMVCLPQIILGQCVTLKGTILDALTKKPLSVRLSVKLEGNRKNIGNSNQDGFFSVQLPCTATSLSVEKEGFRTVTMPLSGNTETQTYFLNLDLYAVDKQTNDRPYFQSEQTQLVLNNAESQSTGIATRYFKLVDVQTKNPVKGEICLIYTKSDKKKCLSLTQASKGEKVVFDQEDIIAVIVNANGYQTYNGNLIIDQLDNKSSVYEISLSKMLTFVAFSADSHDATGALKVEIFTKTGAKILPSVINNRYAVVALSPNEIYNLKGTLNSQFFEQKIKPSDGLNFIHLQISQAIVPPPIIPHPVQKPTSIQPMSVPPFQIIYFEQSHYELLPKAKASLDSIANFLVSYPTVTAQITGFTDNVGDSFLNKTLSEFRAKVTVHYLVSRGVAETQLKWYAMGENSPAAANDKENTKALNRRVEIKFLVDTVSLSK; this is encoded by the coding sequence ATGGATAGGAAATCTCTCCTTTTGAGTATGATGGTATGCCTACCCCAAATCATTCTGGGGCAATGTGTAACATTAAAGGGGACAATTTTAGATGCGTTAACTAAAAAACCACTTTCAGTCCGGCTTTCGGTAAAACTGGAAGGAAATCGCAAAAACATAGGAAACAGTAATCAGGATGGTTTTTTTTCGGTGCAGCTTCCCTGCACTGCTACGTCGCTGTCAGTGGAAAAAGAGGGGTTCAGAACAGTGACAATGCCTCTTTCGGGCAATACCGAAACGCAAACCTACTTCTTAAACCTAGACCTTTACGCAGTTGATAAGCAAACCAACGACCGGCCTTATTTTCAGTCCGAGCAAACACAGTTGGTCTTAAATAATGCCGAATCACAATCGACAGGTATAGCAACCCGGTATTTTAAGTTGGTAGATGTACAAACCAAGAATCCAGTAAAAGGCGAAATTTGCCTGATTTACACAAAAAGTGATAAAAAAAAGTGTCTTTCTTTAACCCAAGCTTCAAAAGGCGAAAAAGTAGTTTTTGATCAGGAGGACATTATTGCAGTTATTGTAAATGCCAATGGTTATCAAACCTACAACGGCAACCTTATCATTGACCAACTCGACAATAAAAGCTCGGTATACGAAATTTCGCTGAGTAAGATGCTGACGTTCGTAGCATTTTCGGCCGATAGCCATGACGCAACGGGAGCACTGAAGGTAGAAATTTTCACTAAAACGGGTGCTAAGATACTGCCCTCGGTAATAAATAACAGATATGCGGTGGTAGCCCTGAGTCCTAATGAAATATACAACCTTAAAGGAACCTTAAACTCCCAATTTTTTGAACAAAAAATTAAGCCTTCTGATGGGCTTAATTTCATTCATTTGCAGATTTCACAGGCTATCGTCCCTCCCCCTATAATACCACATCCTGTTCAAAAGCCCACGTCCATACAGCCGATGTCGGTACCGCCGTTTCAGATCATTTACTTTGAACAAAGTCATTATGAACTATTACCGAAAGCGAAGGCATCCTTGGACTCCATCGCCAATTTTTTGGTGTCGTATCCTACGGTTACCGCCCAAATCACTGGATTCACTGACAATGTAGGTGATAGTTTCTTGAATAAAACTCTTTCAGAATTTCGGGCAAAAGTTACGGTTCATTATTTGGTTTCCCGCGGAGTAGCAGAAACCCAGTTGAAGTGGTATGCCATGGGCGAAAACTCCCCCGCTGCTGCCAACGACAAAGAAAATACAAAGGCGTTAAACCGGCGGGTCGAAATAAAGTTTTTAGTGGACACTGTTAGTCTATCAAAATGA
- a CDS encoding TolB family protein, producing MFFEKGATPKTYAVASQKSSKVYDGVAVKKNQIWLKDLKSKELKMIGEGSFPKVSPDGKNITFVKYDLDKSKSRETGTLWIMSIEGDSPRQITDVNLGYATNPNWSPDSKNLIFQLTKKNKTDADIYVIDVNGENLRQYTVNKSNDFAPYWSIDDYIYFSSDRGAKASKYQIWRFKMKK from the coding sequence TTGTTTTTTGAAAAAGGTGCCACCCCAAAAACCTACGCTGTAGCTTCCCAAAAATCGTCTAAAGTGTATGATGGAGTCGCTGTGAAAAAAAACCAAATTTGGCTGAAAGACCTCAAGAGTAAAGAGCTAAAAATGATTGGTGAGGGCAGTTTTCCAAAGGTTTCACCTGATGGCAAAAACATCACTTTTGTAAAATATGATTTGGACAAAAGTAAATCCAGAGAAACTGGTACGCTCTGGATCATGTCGATTGAAGGAGACTCGCCTCGCCAAATCACGGACGTCAATCTTGGGTATGCCACTAACCCCAACTGGAGCCCTGATAGTAAAAATCTCATCTTTCAATTGACTAAGAAAAACAAAACAGATGCCGACATCTATGTAATAGATGTCAACGGGGAAAATCTGCGCCAATATACCGTCAATAAATCAAACGATTTTGCACCTTATTGGTCGATTGACGACTATATCTATTTCAGCTCAGATCGAGGAGCCAAAGCCTCAAAATACCAGATATGGCGCTTCAAAATGAAAAAATAG
- a CDS encoding T9SS type A sorting domain-containing protein, whose protein sequence is MSNPIIVCNGANSIPMVLQAVSNLSTAVITWKRDNGDASGTNTGNSYTPTQTGQYYAVANFNNICTATSPQRIAIEALSNFAVNITPNNPPALCDDRPIPLTATASDTRYTGLYNYEWIQDTRSVKTGIGANTLNTGKVVEYTGNTLVLGNESNYTVSIVKDGCKATSPVSKLTLKPARSGIIVLDYNTLEATESSDGKYEWYYKAGNAGSLADSAGYALEANATGRILLGAKLGTYMVRANRNGCGTKYSFAYAVTIATALNPLLNDEWNVYPNPVSNGITVENKASSTVSATVALWNSSGQQLQSFNLNRPQENYQLGHLPSGVYYLEIKEGSKTITKKIVKQ, encoded by the coding sequence ATGTCCAACCCCATCATTGTGTGCAATGGCGCCAATAGCATACCGATGGTGCTGCAGGCTGTTTCCAATTTAAGCACAGCAGTCATTACTTGGAAACGCGATAATGGCGATGCTTCGGGTACTAATACGGGCAATAGCTACACGCCCACCCAAACTGGGCAATACTACGCCGTAGCCAATTTCAATAATATCTGCACGGCTACCTCCCCTCAAAGGATAGCCATTGAAGCTCTAAGCAATTTTGCCGTCAACATCACACCCAATAATCCCCCTGCACTGTGTGACGACCGTCCCATCCCGCTCACGGCGACCGCTTCGGATACGCGCTATACAGGGTTGTACAACTACGAATGGATACAGGATACGCGCTCGGTCAAAACGGGAATCGGTGCCAATACACTCAATACTGGAAAAGTTGTCGAATATACTGGAAATACCCTAGTGTTGGGGAATGAATCCAACTACACAGTCAGCATTGTCAAGGATGGCTGCAAGGCCACTTCACCCGTCAGCAAGCTAACCCTCAAACCCGCCCGTTCGGGCATTATTGTACTGGATTACAACACATTGGAAGCCACCGAAAGCAGTGATGGCAAATATGAATGGTACTATAAAGCAGGCAATGCTGGCTCATTAGCAGACTCGGCAGGCTATGCCCTAGAAGCCAATGCTACGGGCCGAATCCTGTTGGGAGCCAAACTGGGAACTTATATGGTAAGAGCCAACCGTAACGGATGCGGCACCAAATATTCGTTTGCCTATGCCGTAACCATAGCAACGGCCCTCAATCCACTGCTCAATGACGAATGGAACGTATATCCCAATCCCGTCAGCAACGGAATAACGGTAGAAAACAAAGCGAGTTCGACAGTTTCTGCCACGGTAGCACTTTGGAACAGCAGCGGTCAACAATTGCAAAGTTTTAATCTGAACAGGCCTCAAGAAAACTATCAGTTGGGCCATTTACCCAGTGGGGTTTATTATTTAGAAATTAAGGAAGGTTCAAAAACAATCACCAAAAAAATTGTAAAACAATGA
- a CDS encoding WG repeat-containing protein: MKKKLKRIFSRNHIELPMCIRFIFFLASIYIMGSGFVFGQSKRVITKSDEKIIRDKALEVIRSLESDYNAILTSTSDDRKRIQENLVSPIFEARKFVNDSVIIENDFAIEELADLPPDKRDILVEKYFRDLAVAFGLSDNGDEPNANKKVTLTDIGLTKIMQVSPKDSLTIKVFFTINYDGVARNGFVFTTPKEKKRVALLQIERAKKNWKVYIKLIKFYNEITDLDDSNNITIINDIAESTQVLDYYSPDVVKAQQKAVSSDRILKKFYVDEKWGLLKDADNDKRILVQPSFCDIGLFSDQEGLAPVCQDGVGIWGYIDRQGTLVIPFQYSKAGEFKKGKAKVELGMKKLTIDTTGREIR; the protein is encoded by the coding sequence ATGAAAAAAAAATTAAAAAGGATATTTTCTCGTAATCACATAGAACTACCCATGTGCATTAGATTTATTTTTTTTCTCGCCAGCATATACATTATGGGGAGTGGATTCGTTTTTGGTCAATCAAAAAGGGTAATTACTAAATCAGATGAAAAAATAATCAGAGATAAAGCTCTGGAAGTAATTCGCAGTCTGGAGAGTGATTATAACGCAATTTTGACCTCAACCTCCGATGATCGTAAAAGAATACAGGAGAACTTGGTCAGTCCTATATTTGAAGCAAGAAAATTTGTAAATGATTCGGTCATCATTGAGAATGATTTTGCCATTGAAGAATTAGCCGATTTGCCACCTGATAAGCGGGATATACTTGTAGAGAAATATTTCAGAGACTTAGCGGTTGCTTTTGGATTAAGCGATAACGGTGATGAGCCCAATGCAAACAAAAAGGTTACGTTAACCGATATTGGACTTACAAAAATAATGCAGGTCTCACCCAAAGATTCCTTAACCATAAAGGTGTTCTTTACAATCAACTATGACGGAGTTGCTCGCAATGGCTTTGTATTCACCACACCAAAAGAGAAAAAGCGGGTAGCTTTATTACAAATTGAGAGAGCAAAGAAAAATTGGAAAGTGTATATCAAATTAATAAAATTTTATAATGAAATCACAGACTTGGATGATTCCAATAATATCACAATCATCAATGATATTGCCGAATCAACACAAGTACTGGATTATTACAGCCCCGATGTAGTAAAAGCTCAGCAAAAGGCAGTAAGTTCTGATCGAATTTTAAAAAAATTTTATGTGGATGAAAAATGGGGGCTTTTAAAAGATGCCGACAATGATAAACGCATACTCGTCCAACCTTCTTTCTGTGATATAGGCTTGTTTTCTGATCAAGAAGGCCTGGCCCCTGTATGTCAGGATGGAGTAGGGATTTGGGGATATATTGACAGACAAGGCACGTTGGTTATTCCATTCCAATATTCGAAAGCGGGAGAATTTAAAAAAGGGAAAGCCAAAGTTGAATTGGGAATGAAAAAACTAACTATCGACACTACTGGGAGAGAAATAAGATAA
- a CDS encoding FHA domain-containing protein, which translates to MSSQAKRVTVGRKPGNTIVLTNADVSGDHAILTLIDALTNRWEIQDVGSRNGTFVDGQRILRKEVTPQNKITFGQTPLIWDQLAIVSHKPAAKKQSIADESKTQELKIEFFELPIGEKLKNVYEDFMDKKSRIEEIQKQEALNARYQSLGIPIAALFGASVGFLPPEYRYISIVGTVISLTIAVWSFVKSKKFTVEKKKLNMTKLTEQYDINYRCPYCQVRINDPYPVLRQIKNCRSCKKTLIS; encoded by the coding sequence ATGAGTAGTCAGGCCAAGCGTGTGACAGTCGGGCGGAAGCCGGGAAATACGATTGTATTAACCAATGCAGACGTAAGCGGCGACCATGCCATATTAACCCTTATTGATGCTCTAACCAATCGGTGGGAAATTCAGGATGTTGGGTCAAGGAACGGCACGTTTGTGGACGGGCAACGTATTTTGCGTAAAGAAGTGACCCCTCAAAATAAAATCACCTTTGGTCAAACCCCTCTCATTTGGGATCAACTTGCTATTGTCTCTCACAAACCTGCTGCAAAAAAACAATCCATTGCTGATGAGTCCAAAACGCAGGAATTGAAGATTGAATTTTTTGAGTTGCCAATCGGCGAAAAATTGAAGAATGTCTACGAGGATTTTATGGACAAAAAAAGCCGTATAGAAGAGATACAGAAGCAGGAAGCGTTAAATGCCCGGTATCAATCTTTAGGTATTCCGATTGCAGCTTTGTTCGGGGCTTCCGTAGGATTCTTACCCCCAGAATACCGTTATATTTCAATTGTTGGGACTGTGATTTCCTTAACTATTGCGGTTTGGTCTTTCGTGAAATCAAAGAAGTTTACTGTGGAGAAAAAAAAGCTCAATATGACAAAATTAACAGAGCAGTACGATATTAATTACCGCTGCCCTTATTGCCAAGTTAGAATCAATGACCCTTATCCCGTACTTCGGCAAATTAAAAATTGCCGAAGCTGCAAAAAAACACTTATTTCTTAA
- a CDS encoding PP2C family protein-serine/threonine phosphatase, with protein sequence MKVNICQPVGFTELGGRTNNEDSVYPELLEVSSKQRLFLVCDGVGGQHKGEVASELACASIARFFEQNLVEVPDEKYILSALKYTAEQFAQKELEDPETHGMATTFTLLHFNEAGATIAHLGDSRIYQIREGAVIRVSEDHKLVNELVRDGHITADEALTHTQRNVITKVIAADRFDIPDVKIINDVQAGDYFFLCTDGVLEQIYDDLLIYHLHTTDDNTLSNAEKLENLRQECVGKTRDNFTAYLIQIESVTGELKPEYKVDLPILNAISETPVAMPIESLKGKIHYEEDSPTEFTRPAVRSIHSSEIYLAPEQPPLEELKPASKKPKELNLIQFAIGILIGIVAAGGGVWYWMNKNGKTDEKKIDIVEVLKSSKDTLSVKVDKTTTKPISSPPVNKQKMDSKEESFKEESIVTSKKYKFSIIKVNGKYYAKEKTNKKEIIYDELVNQVDNVAYMYSFPNSNKKSYLYLVKPDKRIENVDRVLSILAHEVTYEVSGKTRKVDPRDGKEISPSAKEMLEKEGEKKKVDPV encoded by the coding sequence ATGAAAGTTAATATTTGTCAGCCCGTAGGGTTCACAGAACTTGGAGGACGTACTAATAATGAAGACAGCGTGTACCCTGAACTTCTTGAGGTATCTTCTAAACAACGATTATTCCTGGTATGCGATGGAGTGGGAGGGCAACATAAAGGGGAAGTAGCTAGTGAATTGGCTTGTGCATCTATTGCTCGTTTTTTTGAACAAAATCTGGTTGAGGTTCCTGATGAAAAATATATTCTATCGGCTCTAAAATACACTGCCGAACAGTTTGCCCAAAAAGAACTCGAAGATCCTGAAACCCATGGAATGGCTACCACTTTTACCTTGTTGCATTTCAATGAAGCAGGTGCCACCATTGCTCATTTAGGAGATAGTCGTATTTACCAAATCAGAGAAGGGGCGGTTATACGGGTTTCGGAAGACCATAAATTGGTCAATGAATTGGTTCGTGATGGTCATATTACGGCCGATGAAGCATTGACTCATACTCAACGTAACGTTATTACAAAGGTGATTGCCGCTGACCGTTTTGATATTCCAGACGTAAAAATCATTAACGACGTGCAGGCTGGAGATTATTTTTTCCTTTGCACCGACGGAGTACTGGAGCAGATATATGATGATCTGTTGATTTACCATCTGCACACAACCGACGATAATACCCTTAGCAATGCTGAAAAGCTAGAAAATCTCCGTCAGGAATGTGTTGGAAAAACACGGGATAACTTTACTGCTTATTTGATTCAGATAGAATCTGTTACGGGCGAATTAAAGCCAGAATATAAAGTTGATCTGCCGATTTTGAACGCCATTTCCGAAACTCCGGTGGCGATGCCCATTGAATCATTGAAAGGTAAAATACACTACGAAGAAGATTCTCCGACCGAATTTACCCGACCTGCAGTACGAAGTATTCATTCGTCGGAAATATACTTAGCTCCTGAACAACCGCCTTTGGAAGAACTCAAGCCCGCGTCCAAAAAACCAAAAGAACTCAACCTTATTCAATTTGCGATTGGCATTCTGATAGGTATAGTGGCCGCAGGAGGAGGGGTTTGGTATTGGATGAATAAAAATGGAAAAACAGATGAAAAGAAGATAGATATTGTTGAGGTTTTAAAGTCCTCAAAAGATACTTTAAGTGTAAAGGTTGATAAGACGACCACAAAGCCGATTTCGAGTCCTCCTGTTAATAAACAAAAAATGGACTCTAAGGAGGAATCTTTCAAAGAAGAATCAATTGTAACTTCAAAAAAATATAAGTTTTCGATTATTAAAGTTAATGGAAAATACTATGCCAAAGAGAAAACAAACAAAAAAGAAATTATTTACGATGAATTGGTTAATCAGGTAGACAATGTAGCTTATATGTATTCATTTCCCAATTCAAATAAAAAATCATATCTCTATCTGGTTAAGCCTGACAAAAGAATTGAAAATGTTGATAGGGTTCTGTCAATATTAGCGCATGAAGTTACCTATGAGGTGAGCGGTAAAACGCGGAAAGTTGACCCAAGAGATGGGAAAGAAATAAGCCCTTCTGCCAAAGAAATGCTCGAAAAAGAAGGAGAAAAGAAAAAGGTTGACCCCGTGTAG
- a CDS encoding vWA domain-containing protein: MIDYVSKNAPNQNKALVVFTDGEDTGGGRTPDDIIKFAKQLNIKVFMMGLGSAEVQNLAYIANQTGGAFMFAREAPQLMTMFGSLGKLLNGTANYYRTSWTMTRSPGVGTSGTYWVTSSVQVKIGGRTVYVPFRVDY; encoded by the coding sequence ATGATTGATTATGTCAGTAAAAATGCTCCCAATCAAAATAAGGCATTGGTTGTTTTTACGGATGGAGAAGATACAGGCGGAGGTAGAACCCCTGATGATATTATTAAATTCGCTAAGCAGTTGAATATAAAGGTGTTTATGATGGGCCTAGGTAGTGCCGAAGTTCAAAACCTGGCCTATATCGCTAATCAGACTGGTGGTGCTTTTATGTTTGCTAGGGAAGCACCACAGTTAATGACTATGTTTGGCTCTCTTGGCAAATTACTGAATGGTACAGCTAATTATTACCGTACTTCGTGGACAATGACCCGTAGCCCTGGCGTAGGTACATCGGGTACATATTGGGTCACGAGTTCGGTGCAGGTTAAAATTGGTGGGCGAACTGTCTACGTTCCATTTAGAGTAGATTATTAA